The DNA window ATCGTCTGGATGAAAGCGATCCTGCCGCTCAGGCGCTGCAGTATGTGCACAACACAGCCAATCCGGCTCAGAACTGCGCCAACTGCCTGCTGTACAACGATCCCAGTCAGACCGAATGGGGTCCCTGTGCTGTATTCCCCGGCAAGCTGGTATCTGCCAATGGCTGGTGCACCGCTTGGGTTGCTCGCGGCTAAGCATCAGTTAGGATAGTGATATCCGAAGGCCCGCTTTAGCGGGCCTTTTTTATGAGGGTTGACGCACGTTAGGGCCTTAGTACCATACCGGGGGATATGCTGATCAAACCGTTTCTGGACTGTCCATAGGCAGCACATCAACAGCCACTTCCAACTCATGACAATCGCCGCCGCCAAATAACACCCCTTTGACCGGCGTGACATCGCCATAATCTCGACCCCAAGCCAGCGTGACATGGCGATACATGGGTATCAGATTATTAGTGGGATCAAAATCCACCCATCCCGTTCCCGGAAAATACACGGCAAACCACGCATGCGATGCATCTACACCTTGCAGTTTCAGCTGCCCGGGCGGTGGTTCCGTCTCCACATAACCACTCACGTAGCGCGCAAGTAAACCCTGACTACGCACACAAGCAATCGCTAAATGCGCAAAGTCTTGGCAAACGCCAACGCGCTTGTGCAGTACCTCACTCAGACTACTGTGTATATGGGTTTCTCCCGGCGCATAGCGAAAATCTTCATGAATACGCCGCGTCAAATCCACGCAAGCGTCGTACAAAGATCGACCCGGAATAAAGCTGGGGCCGGCATATTCAGCCACAACCGGCAGCAAAGGCACATGCATTGACTCCAATACAAATTGTCGATCAGTCACCACTAAACCTGACACGCCAGCAGCGATCGCATCACGCTCCTGCTCCCAACCCGGACCCGCCAAGTCCGCTGCCGTCAAGCGCGGCTGCTGAGCCAATTCAATAATGCTTTCCGCCGTGATTTGCAGGGCATCATGGGGTTTATCCAAGCTAAAGTTGATCAGCCGATTACCAAAAAAGTCATTGCGTTCATAGCGGCGCGGCGGCGCTGGATCGACAATGACCTGAGTATCCAGAACGTACTGATCCGGGGTCGAGCGGGGCAACAGCACGAGCTCATTATGAGACAGGCTGACACTGCCACTGTAAGCGTAGCGGGTCATGTGCCTAACGCGATATTTCATGAGCCCCACTCCGGGCTATCTTCCATGAGCAGGTGTCGGGTGCGTGGGAAAGCAAAATAGACCTCTGAGAGCTGGATCGCCATACGATCTAATTCTTGGCTCTGGGTCATGAGCCAATCATCCAAAACAGAGGGGTCCTGGAAGCGCTTCTGCCACACCCCACTAGGCTCTGCCGTACTGTCCTGAATGACCTTCAGGCGCTGTAAAAGACTGGCCTGTGATTCCGCAAAATCGGCCGGTAAAGCCATTACTGCGACTTGTAATGCCCGCAATTGAAAAGGCAGACCACGTGGATTGGACTCATCGCGCAATAACAGCTGCAGCGCCCGACTGGCGTCAGAACCATTGGCCTGAGCGGTACGAAACAGTGGCAGACTTTCCGCAAATGCCAGGACCGGTTCCACCCCCCGCTCGGCCAAATGACTCGGCGCTGCGCGACCAAAAGCATGACGCAACAAAGTCATCAGTAAGACCGCTCGTTCAACACGACGACCCGCCTCTAAAAATGCCCAGCCCAAATTGCGCGCAATGCTTTCTTGGGCGATACCGGATAAGGCCAGCAAATGGGTGATCACCTCATCCAACAGCGGAGCCAGCGCCTCGGGATCGGAAGACTGAATACGCTGCAGCTCCCGAGCACGCTCGCGCAGCGCCGAAACAACCCGCCAGCTATCCCCTGAGACTCGGTCGCGCAAAGCATAGCCAGCCTTGAGCAAAGCATTGAGATTAAAGCTGATACTACCGGTGCGCTCTGGATTGGCAATCACATCAACCAGCTCCGCAGAAACATCATGCGGAGGCTGGTTGGCATCCGCAAATCCAGGGAACGTGGCCGTTAATTGCGTCATCAAAGGCAGCAGTGATACCAGCAATAAAGCCTCATCAGCATCGCCGGATTCCTGGGCCAGCCGACGCCGACGCAAGACTAGCCGCATCATGCGAATCCCACCCTCAGTACGCTCAGCATAGCGCCCCATCCAAAACAGGCTTTCTGCCACCCGCGCCGGTAACGAGTGTGGCATCCCTAGGCCCGCAGGCAAGGGCAAACCCGGCGCAGCGGCTTCGGGAGGTTCCGGCTCACTGGACAATACCCAGGTATCTTTACTCACACCACCGAGCTGGTTTGAGACCATATAGGCATCCGGTGCATGCGCAACGCGGGTTAGGCCTCCGGGCATCACTTGGTAACTTCCGTCACGCGCACAGACAAAGCTGCGCAAGCTCATGCGCCGCGGCTCAAGCTGACCAGATTGGCTCACGGCTGGAATCACCGACAAATCCACCGCCTGCTGTGCCACATAGTCGCCCGGTCGCGCTCGCATCCGGCGCACCAAGTCATCGCGCTCATCTGCGGACAATCGCGCCGGAAACAATGGGGTACGACCCCGTTGCGGGTGTAGGCTGCGAATCACCCAGGCTGATAGATCCGCCAGCACTTCAGTCAGCGCTTGTGGATCACCGCACCAGCGCGTAGGCACGGTCGGCAGACGCAGCGGTCTACCCAGCAAATATTCACTCAACTGCGGCATATAAGCGCGAATACCAGGGCATTCCAGCACACCTGTCCCCAGCGGATTGGCGATGGCCACCCGTCCCTGACGCGCTGCTTCCAGCAACCCAGCCACACCCAGCCACGAGTCCTGGCGTAAAGCCAGAGGATCACAAAAAGCATCATCCACACGCCGCAAAATGACATCGACCGGCTCAGGGCCACTGAGGGATTTCAGCCATACCCGCCCCTGAGAGACCACCAGATCTTGACCTTGAACCACCGTCAGCCCCAAATATCGGGCCAAAAAGACATGCTCAAACCAAGCCTCGTTCAGCGGTCCTGGACTGAGTAATACCATGCGCGGTACGCGCTCTTCCTGTTCGGGTGCCAATGACATCAGTGCTTGGCGCATTGCTTGAAAATATCGAGTCAGCCGATGCGCCTGCGCATCACGAAACAAACTGGGCACGGCGCGCGATAACTGCAGACGATTTTCTAAGGCATAGCCGGCGCCCGAGGGCGCTTGCGTGCGATCTGCCAGCACCTGCAGCTTGCCGTCTGCACCGCGCACTAAATCAGCAGCATAGAGAGTCAGTACCTGAGGCATAACGGGCAGGCTGCCCATACATGGCCGCAAAAAACCGGAATAACCAAAGACCAACTCAGCCGGCAAAATCCCGTCATGCAAGGTCCTTTGTGGGCCATACAAATCGATCAGTAGGGCGTTGAATAACTCGGCGCGCTGTGTCAATCCGAGCTCAATATTCGCCCACTCATGGCTGTCCAGGAGCATCGGCACGGTATCCAATGGCCATGCCCGCTCTGTTCCGCGTGGATCTGAATAAACGTTATAGGTGACCCCACCCTCATGCAGCAGGTCCTGTAATACCTGATGCCGCGCTCGCAAGCCTTCGACGCCAAGTCCTTGCAGGCTAGCGATCAGGTTTTGCCAATGCGGATGTCCGCCCACGGCCAAACCGATTTCATCGAAATGACCTGGAGGCGGCGTATAGGGTGCAAAAAGGAGAGGATTGGCCATAAACAAATACCGCAGGGGCGGCTCAGGCGGCCCGATCGAGACTAAACCAGGTCTCTGAAATCAGCGAATGCAGCTCCGCCATCTCCTGCTGCATCTCATCGATAAAAGCATGCAAGGTCTTGGGCTCTAATAAGCGTTCGATATCAGACTGCAGCGCATGACGCTTGATCTCGATAGCCATGCGCAGCGGCACATCATTACGCGGCAATTGCGCCAGACTGGATTCCACCTCACCCAAGGCATGCGCCATAGCGCGTGGGAACGCCTTATCATGGAATAAAAAATGCAGTACGTCCGAGGCGTTTACCCCGCGTCGGACATGTTGACGATACATTTGTGAAGCGCTTAGGGACTTAAGAATATTCACCCACAACAAGCCTTCAAAGCCAGCGCCGTCGGCGTCTTTGTCTTCGTCCTCCTGCAGCAAGCTGACCGCGGCGACATCCAACAAACGCGAAGTCATATCAGCGCGCTCCAAGTTACGGCCTAAGCGGATAAAATGATAAGCATGGTCATGACTCATGGTGCCTGCCAGCATACCCGTTATCTGCTGACAGCGGCTGCGTATTTGTGAGAGGTAGTGATAGCGCCCCCGCTTGGTCCACCCCGAGTCCAAGTTAGAACGCGCAAAAAGATGCAACTCATTTACCGCCTCCCACACTTCACTGGGCAATAGATCTCGAGTGGTGCGGACGTTTTCTCGGGCATGAGACAAAGAATTCATAATCGAGCCAGGATTGTCTTTGTCACCCAGTAAGAACTTAATCACTTTGGCTTCGGTATATCCCGAAAAGCGCGCTTCGAACAAATCCTCACTGCCGGTAATCGATACCAAACCGGCCCAAGCCAGGCGATCGGCCACCGGCATATCCAAGGCCAAATGGTTATAAGCCGTCACCATGCGCGCCGTACCCTCAGCACGCTCTAGATAGCGCGCCAACCAGTATAGCCTCTCAGCAACCCGTGACAGCATGCTCAGCCCCCACTACCCAGATCAACGATCCAGGTGTCCTTACTGCCACCACCTTGACTGGAATTAACCACCAGCGAGCCCTTATTCAAGGCCACACGGGTCAAACCACCCGCGGTCACATTGGTGCGCACGCCTTGCAGCACAAAAGGCCGCAAATCCAGATGTCTGGGCTCAACATGACCATCACATAAGGTCGGTGCCGTGGAAATCTTCAAAGTGGGCTGGGCGATATAGTTTCGCGGATCGCGACGAATGAGCTCTGCAAATTCGCGACGCTGCGCCTTGGTGGCATGTGGTCCCACAATCATTCCATAACCACCAGACTCGTTGGCTGGCTTGACCACCAGCTGATCAAGATTGGCCAGCACATACTCGCATTGCTTGGGATCCATACACAAATACGTCGGCACATTGTCAATAATGGGTTCTTCATCCAAGTAGTAACGAATCATCTCCGGCACATAGGCATAAACGACCTTGTCATCGGCCACGCCCGCACCCGGCGCGTTCACCAATGCCACATTGCCCGCACGCCAAGCACGCATCAGCCCGGGAACGCCCAATAATGAATCGGGATCGAAGGCTTCGGGATCCATAAACCAATCATCAATGCGTCGATAAATCACATCGACACGCTCTAGCCCCTCAATGGTGCGCATATACACGCAGTCATCATCAGCCACCAATAAATCAGACCCCTCCACCAACTCCGCACCCATGCCTTGCGCTAGATAGGCATGTTCGAAATAAGCTGAGTTGTAGATTCCAGGGGTAAGCACCACGACTTCAGGATAATCCAAGGGCCGCGGGGATAGGCTCGCCAGCATGTCAAACAGTTGGGCTGGATACTCATCGACCGGTTGAATACGGTAGTTTTCAAATAGCTCTGGGAAGACTCGCTTTGTCACTTGGCGATTTTCCAGCATGTAAGACACGCCCGAGGGAACGCGCAGATTATCTTCTAACACGTAGATACGCCCATCCGCGTCACGCACCAAATCCGACCCGCAAATATGCGCCCAGACGCCGTGGACGGGATGAAAATCGCGGCATTGTTCACGGAAATTTTTCGATTGCGCCAGAACTTCGGCAGGAAAGACTTTGTCGCGCACAATGCGCTGCTCATTGTAGATATCATCAATGAACAGATTTAACGCAGTGAGGCGCTGGCGCAGACCGCGATCGACTGGGTCCCATTCCGATCGAGCGATGATTCGCGGGATAATGTCAAAAGGCCAAGCGCGGTCGATATTACCGCCCTCGGTATAGACCGTGAAACTGATACCCATCTCTATGATGGCGTGTTCGGCGGCCAACTTGCGTTCGTTAATTTCTTGGTCGGATAGCGATCCCAGATATTTCGCCAAGACAGACCCGGCAGGCCGGGGCTTTCCCCGCGCCGTAATCAGCTCATCATAGAAACCATTGGCATCGTAGCTTTTCCAGTCAATGCTCATCAGCGGTGACCCATCGCTCGAATTCGGCACCTTCTTGTGGCACCGCACCATTACGATAATGCACCAATTTCCAATAACCGAAAAGGTTTGCCTTGCAGACTTCCACCCGCTCGAGCCCCGGCAGTTTAGGTAGGTCATCCAAAGCCATGTCAGGACGAAAGCCCAGATAACGCGACAACGGGCGCAAAGCTTGCTCAAGACGCTGCAGCAGCCAATGCTGGGAAGCGAAATGATTGATGATGATGATCGTACCACCGGGGCGGCACACTCGTTGCATCTCCCGCATCAAACGCTCTGGCTCGGGCACCACAGAGGCCACATACATAGCCACCACACTATCAAAGCTACTATCGGCGAACGCTAGACGCTGAGCGTCCATCTCCAATAGCGCCCGCGGAGAATGCGCATCGGCCTGCTGTATTCGTTGCCGGGCGATCGCCAGCATGTCGCGGCTGATATCCACACCCACCACAAATGTCCCCTCACGGTATTCTGGTAAGGATAGGCCCGTGCCCACACCCACCTCGAGAACCCTTTGTCCCCGTTCATGGTTCGCTCGCTGCACAGCCATCCGCCGGCCACTCGAAAAAATCGGGCCAAACAGACGATCGTAATAGCGCGCGTAGCGCCGGTAGGCGTGTTTTATTGATTCTAAATCCATGAAGGTCAACGGCTGGGCAACAAGCCCCTTGTTTTACTGGTTGATGCGGCACAGTTCAAGCGGCTGGAGAACATTCTTGCCATAGGGAACTGAATACGGGAAGCTGTATCCAAGTATTCAAATCAGTCATTTCCCGGAGCATGCCATGCCCAAGCCCTACATCATTTATCCGTTGCTGGCCGCATTCTGGTCGAGTAGCGTTGTTGCTGCCCCCAATTTAGAGGCCCTATTCGCCCATGAGATGCGACGGCTGCATTCGCCCGAGGTGGTGAATCTCCAAGAGCGTTATGCAGGACAGCCTTTGTTGATCGTCAACACCGCGAGTCACTGCGGCTTTACCGGCCAATTCAATGGCCTGGAAGCCGTGCATCAGGCATACAAAGATCAAGGCCTAAAGGTGGTGGGTTTTCCCTCCCATGACTTCCGCCAGGAATCCGGCAGTGAGGAAGAAACCGCCCGTGTTTGTTTTGAGAATTTCGGGGTGAGCTTTGACATGTTTGCTCCGATACCCGTGCGCGGCAACGGTGCCCATCCCATCTTTCAAGAATTGGCGCGACAGTCGCATGCACCGCGCTGGAACTTCTATAAGTACTTAGTGGATCGCGAGGGTCGGGTTGTGGGTGCTTATTCCAGCATGACCTCGCCAGAATCAGCACGCTTTAAACAGGCAGTGGAGACGCTCTTACAACCCTAGCCTTAAGCCCATAGAAAAAGGCGGCCATGGCCGCCTTTTTTGTCTTTCGATGAGGCGAGTTACTCGGCCTCGGCCACCGCCTTAATACTCAAGCGGATACGGCCCTGCTTATCCACTTCCAGGACCTTGACGCGCACGGTCTCACCTTCGCTGAGCTTGTCTGACACGCTCTCAACACGCTCTTCGGAAATCTGCGAGATGTGTACCAAACCATCGCGGCCCGGGAGAATCGTCACGAACGCACCAAAATCCATGATTTTGGCAACGCGGCCATCATAGATCCGTCCGACTTCCACATCAGCAGTGATTTCCTCGATGCGGCGCCGCGCTTCTTCCCCAGCTTCTTTATCCACAGAGGCAATTTTGATGGTGCCACTGTCATCAATATCAATGGTCGCACCGGTTTCTTCGGTCAGCGCGCGGATCGTTGCCCCACCCTTGCCAATCACATCGCGGATCTTCTCCGGATTGATGCGGATGGTGATGAAACGCGGTGCATAGGCTGACATCTCGCTGCGCGGCGTTGTGATGGCTTTGGCCATCTCACCGAGAATATGCAAACGGCCGTCACGTGCTTGAGACAGGGCCTGCTGCATGATTTCCTGGGTGATGCCGTCGATTTTGATGTCCATCTGCAGGGCGGTGATTCCGGTTTCAGTACCGGCCACTTTAAAGTCCATATCACCCAAGTGATCTTCATCGCCAAGAATATCAGTCAGTACCGCGAACTGATCACCATCCTTAATCAAACCCATGGCGATACCCGCCACTGGGGATTTCAACGGCACACCTGCATCCATCAGGGCCATACTCGTGCCACACACAGAGGCCATGGAGCTAGAACCGTTGGATTCGGTGATCTCAGACACCACACGTAGCACATAGGGAAAATCGCCTTCATCAGGCATCACACCCTGAACACCACGCTTGGCTAACCGGCCATGGCCGATTTCACGACGCTTGGGTGAACCCACCATGCCGGTCTCACCGGTGCAATAAGGCGGGAAGTTGTAGTGCAGCATGAAACGCTCGCGACGCTCACCTTCGATGGCATCGATAATCTGCGAATCGCGATCCGTCCCCAAAGTCGCCACCACAATGGCCTGAGTCTCACCACGCGTGAATAAGGCAGAGCCATGGGTGCGCGGCAATATACCCACACTGGCGGCAATCGGACGCACGGTGCGGGTATCACGACCATCGATACGACGCTCACCCGACAGCACACGCTCGCGAACCACGCGTTTCTCAATACTGTGGAAAATTTCTTTGACGGTTTCAGCGTCCGGCGCGCCTTCATCACCAGTGGCGATCTGCGCCTTGATCTGGTCGCGCAAGGCATTGATTTGCGCAGTACGCTCTTGTTTTTCAACGACTTGATAGGCCTTAACCAAATCGGCTTTGCAAGCGGCTTCGATGCGCTCACGCAGCGCCAAGTCCTGCTCAGGAGCCTGCCAATTCCAAGCGGGTTTACCGGCTTCGGCCACCAATTCATTAATGGCATTAATGGCAACCTGCATCTGCTCATGACCATACATCACAGCGCCCAGCATCACTTCTTCGCTCAGCATCGCGGCCTCGGACTCGACCATGATCACGGCATTAGAGGTGCCGGCGACGACCAAGTCCAATTCAGAATCCTTGAGTACAGAAAGATCGGGGTTCAGCAGATAGCCCCCATCAAGGTAACCAACTCGGGCCGCACCAATAGGGCCACTAAACGGCAGTCCAGAGAGAGCGACAGCGGCAGAGGCACCCAATAAAGCAGGAATGTCCGGATCAACTTCGGGGTTCAATGACATCACCGTGGCCACCACCTGGACTTCGTTGGTGAAGCCTTTGGGGAAAAGCGGACGCAACGGACGATCAATCAAACGCGAGGTCAGCGTTTCTTTTTCGGTAGGACGTCCTTCACGCCTAAAAAAACCGCCGGGAATTCGACCGGCGGCATAAGTACGTTCTTGATAATTAACGGTCAGTGGGAAGAAGTCCCGACCGGGTACCGCTTCTTTGCGGCCCGTGGCGGTAACCAGAACCACGGTTCCAGCCACATCGACCATGACAGCAGCGCTGGCTTGGCGGGCGACTTCCCCGGTTTCTAAGCTGACAGTGTGTTGCCCATATTGAAAGGTTTTACTGAATTTAGGCACGATTAATCCTGTTGTGACATGAACGGTAAGACGATTTTCCCGAGGCTTAGCGGCGCAGACCTAAGCTGGCAACCAGATCCTGGTAGCGCTGTTGATCTTTGCGCTTGAGGTAATCCAGCAGCTTGCGGCGCTGGTTAACCATCTTCAGAAGACCACGACGCGAATGGTGGTCTTTTTTGTGTTCGGAAAAATGCCCCATCAAGTGTTGAATACGGGCAGACAACAGGGCTACCTGCACCTCGGGGGAACCGGTATCAGAACCGTCACGGCGATACTTTTCGACGATTTCTGCTTTGACTTCACTGTTGAGGGACATGCGTTTGAACTCCGAATTCCAAGCAATCTTTAAATGGCCCGCGATTCTAGCATGCGA is part of the Ectothiorhodosinus mongolicus genome and encodes:
- a CDS encoding class I SAM-dependent methyltransferase; its protein translation is MDLESIKHAYRRYARYYDRLFGPIFSSGRRMAVQRANHERGQRVLEVGVGTGLSLPEYREGTFVVGVDISRDMLAIARQRIQQADAHSPRALLEMDAQRLAFADSSFDSVVAMYVASVVPEPERLMREMQRVCRPGGTIIIINHFASQHWLLQRLEQALRPLSRYLGFRPDMALDDLPKLPGLERVEVCKANLFGYWKLVHYRNGAVPQEGAEFERWVTADEH
- a CDS encoding alpha-E domain-containing protein, encoding MLSRVAERLYWLARYLERAEGTARMVTAYNHLALDMPVADRLAWAGLVSITGSEDLFEARFSGYTEAKVIKFLLGDKDNPGSIMNSLSHARENVRTTRDLLPSEVWEAVNELHLFARSNLDSGWTKRGRYHYLSQIRSRCQQITGMLAGTMSHDHAYHFIRLGRNLERADMTSRLLDVAAVSLLQEDEDKDADGAGFEGLLWVNILKSLSASQMYRQHVRRGVNASDVLHFLFHDKAFPRAMAHALGEVESSLAQLPRNDVPLRMAIEIKRHALQSDIERLLEPKTLHAFIDEMQQEMAELHSLISETWFSLDRAA
- a CDS encoding circularly permuted type 2 ATP-grasp protein; translated protein: MSIDWKSYDANGFYDELITARGKPRPAGSVLAKYLGSLSDQEINERKLAAEHAIIEMGISFTVYTEGGNIDRAWPFDIIPRIIARSEWDPVDRGLRQRLTALNLFIDDIYNEQRIVRDKVFPAEVLAQSKNFREQCRDFHPVHGVWAHICGSDLVRDADGRIYVLEDNLRVPSGVSYMLENRQVTKRVFPELFENYRIQPVDEYPAQLFDMLASLSPRPLDYPEVVVLTPGIYNSAYFEHAYLAQGMGAELVEGSDLLVADDDCVYMRTIEGLERVDVIYRRIDDWFMDPEAFDPDSLLGVPGLMRAWRAGNVALVNAPGAGVADDKVVYAYVPEMIRYYLDEEPIIDNVPTYLCMDPKQCEYVLANLDQLVVKPANESGGYGMIVGPHATKAQRREFAELIRRDPRNYIAQPTLKISTAPTLCDGHVEPRHLDLRPFVLQGVRTNVTAGGLTRVALNKGSLVVNSSQGGGSKDTWIVDLGSGG
- the rpsO gene encoding 30S ribosomal protein S15; translated protein: MSLNSEVKAEIVEKYRRDGSDTGSPEVQVALLSARIQHLMGHFSEHKKDHHSRRGLLKMVNQRRKLLDYLKRKDQQRYQDLVASLGLRR
- a CDS encoding circularly permuted type 2 ATP-grasp protein, encoding MANPLLFAPYTPPPGHFDEIGLAVGGHPHWQNLIASLQGLGVEGLRARHQVLQDLLHEGGVTYNVYSDPRGTERAWPLDTVPMLLDSHEWANIELGLTQRAELFNALLIDLYGPQRTLHDGILPAELVFGYSGFLRPCMGSLPVMPQVLTLYAADLVRGADGKLQVLADRTQAPSGAGYALENRLQLSRAVPSLFRDAQAHRLTRYFQAMRQALMSLAPEQEERVPRMVLLSPGPLNEAWFEHVFLARYLGLTVVQGQDLVVSQGRVWLKSLSGPEPVDVILRRVDDAFCDPLALRQDSWLGVAGLLEAARQGRVAIANPLGTGVLECPGIRAYMPQLSEYLLGRPLRLPTVPTRWCGDPQALTEVLADLSAWVIRSLHPQRGRTPLFPARLSADERDDLVRRMRARPGDYVAQQAVDLSVIPAVSQSGQLEPRRMSLRSFVCARDGSYQVMPGGLTRVAHAPDAYMVSNQLGGVSKDTWVLSSEPEPPEAAAPGLPLPAGLGMPHSLPARVAESLFWMGRYAERTEGGIRMMRLVLRRRRLAQESGDADEALLLVSLLPLMTQLTATFPGFADANQPPHDVSAELVDVIANPERTGSISFNLNALLKAGYALRDRVSGDSWRVVSALRERARELQRIQSSDPEALAPLLDEVITHLLALSGIAQESIARNLGWAFLEAGRRVERAVLLMTLLRHAFGRAAPSHLAERGVEPVLAFAESLPLFRTAQANGSDASRALQLLLRDESNPRGLPFQLRALQVAVMALPADFAESQASLLQRLKVIQDSTAEPSGVWQKRFQDPSVLDDWLMTQSQELDRMAIQLSEVYFAFPRTRHLLMEDSPEWGS
- a CDS encoding glutathione peroxidase; the protein is MPKPYIIYPLLAAFWSSSVVAAPNLEALFAHEMRRLHSPEVVNLQERYAGQPLLIVNTASHCGFTGQFNGLEAVHQAYKDQGLKVVGFPSHDFRQESGSEEETARVCFENFGVSFDMFAPIPVRGNGAHPIFQELARQSHAPRWNFYKYLVDREGRVVGAYSSMTSPESARFKQAVETLLQP
- a CDS encoding high-potential iron-sulfur protein, which gives rise to MKEQDVSRRKFLKAGAAGLVAVPVAGLGWTTTAAAGGHGDRLDESDPAAQALQYVHNTANPAQNCANCLLYNDPSQTEWGPCAVFPGKLVSANGWCTAWVARG
- the pnp gene encoding polyribonucleotide nucleotidyltransferase; this translates as MPKFSKTFQYGQHTVSLETGEVARQASAAVMVDVAGTVVLVTATGRKEAVPGRDFFPLTVNYQERTYAAGRIPGGFFRREGRPTEKETLTSRLIDRPLRPLFPKGFTNEVQVVATVMSLNPEVDPDIPALLGASAAVALSGLPFSGPIGAARVGYLDGGYLLNPDLSVLKDSELDLVVAGTSNAVIMVESEAAMLSEEVMLGAVMYGHEQMQVAINAINELVAEAGKPAWNWQAPEQDLALRERIEAACKADLVKAYQVVEKQERTAQINALRDQIKAQIATGDEGAPDAETVKEIFHSIEKRVVRERVLSGERRIDGRDTRTVRPIAASVGILPRTHGSALFTRGETQAIVVATLGTDRDSQIIDAIEGERRERFMLHYNFPPYCTGETGMVGSPKRREIGHGRLAKRGVQGVMPDEGDFPYVLRVVSEITESNGSSSMASVCGTSMALMDAGVPLKSPVAGIAMGLIKDGDQFAVLTDILGDEDHLGDMDFKVAGTETGITALQMDIKIDGITQEIMQQALSQARDGRLHILGEMAKAITTPRSEMSAYAPRFITIRINPEKIRDVIGKGGATIRALTEETGATIDIDDSGTIKIASVDKEAGEEARRRIEEITADVEVGRIYDGRVAKIMDFGAFVTILPGRDGLVHISQISEERVESVSDKLSEGETVRVKVLEVDKQGRIRLSIKAVAEAE
- a CDS encoding transglutaminase family protein, with the translated sequence MKYRVRHMTRYAYSGSVSLSHNELVLLPRSTPDQYVLDTQVIVDPAPPRRYERNDFFGNRLINFSLDKPHDALQITAESIIELAQQPRLTAADLAGPGWEQERDAIAAGVSGLVVTDRQFVLESMHVPLLPVVAEYAGPSFIPGRSLYDACVDLTRRIHEDFRYAPGETHIHSSLSEVLHKRVGVCQDFAHLAIACVRSQGLLARYVSGYVETEPPPGQLKLQGVDASHAWFAVYFPGTGWVDFDPTNNLIPMYRHVTLAWGRDYGDVTPVKGVLFGGGDCHELEVAVDVLPMDSPETV